One Scylla paramamosain isolate STU-SP2022 chromosome 5, ASM3559412v1, whole genome shotgun sequence genomic region harbors:
- the LOC135100727 gene encoding uncharacterized protein LOC135100727 produces MTARTCLNVRTCHSSSSLGAGHPLPLLDAVISVARWTVACKVLPCVRTFVLAAPLDTPVFAMIKLLQAGAVPFGFASDMSDVNSPYHRRDCLHALQMNWRHDHRPQADGFRLLPDIITSNTPPPSPLPRSHSCLTFFPEKTQRQTSLAAPASSSILHGSDVDEEARLSHVLEVRRHVHSDAPSTSTAHLPHLTWVLPHLPSSSRVPANDGEVGRRRGREEDGEKQRLWRQIGGDLRKMADQFEVSSKSSAEVAVLPSSLPVMLTRCVAGTLLCLVWWRLYHCYC; encoded by the exons ATGACGGCGCGCACTTGTCTCAATGTGAGAACCTGTCACTCCAGCAGCAGTCTGGGAGCCGGgcatccccttccccttctcgaCGCAGTCATCTCAGTAGCGCGGTGGACTGTGGCTTGTAAGGTCTTACCGTGCGTGCGGACCTTCGTACTCGCGGCGCCTCTGGATACTCCAGTTTTCGCCATGATCAAGCTGCTGCAGGCGGGTGCCGTCCCTTTCGGCTTCGCCTCTGACATGAGTGACGTTAACTCTCCTTACCACCGCAGGGACTGCCTCCACGCCCTTCAGATGAACTGGCGCCACGACCACCGACCGCAAGCGGACG GGTTCAGGCTGCTGCCGGACATCATCACGAGCAACACGCCGCCGCCGTCACCCCTGCCGCGATCACATTCCTGCCTCACCTTTTTCCCCGAGAAGACTCAGAGACAGACATCCCTCGCCGCCCCAGCCTCATCCAGCATCCTGCACGGGAGTGATGTGGACGAGGAGGCGAGGCTGAGTCACGTCCTTGAGGTGCGGCGCCACGTGCACAGCGacgccccctccacctccaccgctCACTTGCCCCACTTGACATGGgttctcccccacctccccagtTCCTCCCGCGTCCCAGCAAACGATGGAGAGGTGGGACGccggagaggaagggaggaagatggcGAGAAGCAGAGGCTGTGGCGGCAAATTGGCGGAGACTTACGCAAGATGGCTGATCAGTTTGAG GTGTCCTCCAAGAGCAGTGCAGAGGTTGCCGTGCTCCCCAGCAGCCTGCCAGTCATGCTCACTAGGTGTGTGGCTGGCACGCTTCTCTGCCTCGTGTGGTGGAGACTGTACCACTGCTATTGCTGA